The segment ACAAACAACTCCCCATTTTATAGCTTGTTGTTTCCTGCTGAGATAAATGGTCTGGTTAtatcagtactttttttttttttaattatgtttactGATGGTATGCATGTCGTGGTCAAAGGGCACTTTCAGGACAAATTTCTGGGTGTCAGTTCTTTCTtcccaccatgtaggtcctgaggactgaactcaggccaccaggcttgtGATTATACtattactggctgagccatctcagcagatcTAACCAGATCAGAACATTGAGGAGTCTGTCTCCAAGGTTTGCCCAGAGCCAGTCATCTCTCAGTTCCTCTTTTGGGGGGTCTTCTCTGCGCCCCCCCCTTTTGCCTCTACCTCAGGCAAGAACAGTGAAAGAATGGGAAATTGGAAATGTGTCCGCTGCCTGGGGGAATTTCTCTATCTGGACTCTCCAGCCTTCTGTTTCTGGAGTCCTAAGAGACTACTAACAGGAAGCCCCAAGAAAGTGGGTGGGGACACACCAGGAAAGGCCCAGGGTAGAGATGGGGTCCTGGGGAGGAAGAGGCTGAGTGAGTGGGTGCCTAGCAGGTCTCTTTGATTCCGCTGGGGATGGGTGGGCAGTTTTGGATGTCCCTAGAGTCCtcgacaaaacaacaacaacaaaaaacaaaacaaaacaaaacaaaacaacaacaaaaccccctgCATTTAGGGCGTCCCAGGGATGGGGAGCTAGGGGTTGGAAGAAAAAGGGagcaggagagatcaggagagagacagaagtttgagagacagaaaaacaggaatGAAAATCAGCAGCGGAGAAATAACCTACCAGTGGGGAACACAGAAAAAGAAGGGAGACAGAGCTGTGGATTCAGGAGAGGCCAGGGAGGGAATGGATTCCGATATCACATGGTTCCCATCATATAAAAAGCTCTTTAATGTGTCAGTGTTAAAccaaatcaaacacacacacacacacacacacacacacacacacacacacacacacaaaaagggaaGAAGGACGGGCGGGCACAGGGCCTggacagggaaggggaaaggggcgagaagggggaggggaaggggggaggaggagagaaagttCCGGGAGTCGAGGGGCGGAGCGCGGAGCCCGGGAACCCCGCggctgccctccctcccttccctccccggAAAAGGCGCCTCGGTAGCCTATAAAGCACGGGCACTGGCGGGAGACGTGCACTGACCGACCGTGGTAATGGACCAGCACACACTTGATGTGGAGGATACCGCGGATGCCAGACATCCAGCAGGTACTTCGTGCCCCTCGGATGCGGCGCTCCTCAGAGATACCGGGCTCCTCGCGGACGCTGCGCTCCTCTCAGATACTGTGCGCCCCACAAATGCCGCGCTCCCCACGGATGCTGCCTACCCTGCGGTTAATGTTCGGGATCGCGAGGCCGCGTGGCCGCCTGCACTGAACTTCTGTTCCCGCCACCCAAAGCTCTATGGCCTAGTCGCTTTGGTTTTGCTGCTTCTGATCGCCGCCTGTGTTCCTATCTTCACCCGCACCGAGCCTCGGCCAGCGCTCACAATCACCACCTCGCCCAACCTGGGTACCCGAGAGAATAATGCAGACCAGGTCACCCCTGTTTCCCACATTGGCTGCCCCAACACTACACAACAGGTGAGGCTCATCTCATCCCTAGGGGACTCTTTCTTACCTTCTGGAAGCATCGCTGCACCGACAGGGAGAGAACagcacttcctccccacccccgccccgccccgccccgccccgcctcgCTCTGCTCCTGCTACTCCGCTTGAAGCACCCCCTCTCCATCTCGCACTCAGAGGAAATCCCTTTGCGTCTTGACCCCTTGAATGAACCTATGAAACCTGGGGGAGAACTCCCGAGGGTGCACCGCAGTTCCCTTCAGTCCCACTTAGGCCTTCAGGGCTCTCCTTCTCCATCCAAAGTTGGACGCCCCAATGTGTGCTGGGCCGTATGAGTTCCTATCTGCTTCTTTAGGATGTAAGGTACCATctacctttatttttctttcttcccagggCTCTCCTGTGTTCGCCAAGCTACTGGCTAAAAACCGTGAGTGCCCCCTGATTTATTTCCAGCGGGTCCCGCAGGGAGGTTGAACAAGGGGACCTGTTCAACCTTCTagtcatgtccctctccctcacttaCTCAGCCTTTCTCACTTGCTGTCACAGCTCCAACTGTCATCCTTGGGACCCCATCCAGGTTTTCAGAGAATTGAGAATTCTCACCCCCAGCTGACTCTGGGagatctccttttctcttttccttcctctatccctcccatgtagcccaggcttcctccaaattcattatgtagctgaggctggccgcCCTGCTGCCAACACCTCCAATGGGCTGGGATAAATGAATGCCTTTGGGCTTCAGGCACCCTATTGAGCCCGAGCCCTAGTCTCTCCCTGTCAAGTCTTAGTTGTCAAATTATTTGCCCTCAGAGATGACTCTCTTCCTGCACTCTCCATATCCCACCTCTCTCCCAGTTTTGTTCATCCCTCTCTTACTCCtctgatttctctctcttcttttctcctctcccccttcccctcttgtGGCCCCTTTACTCAGCTCCTTCCAGGAGTCCATGTGCATCTCCGCTCTTAACACTCTAGACCCTCGCCCCTTTGCCTCGTTCTTATTCCACAACCACTTTCTTAAATTGTATCCCTTCTGGGtggcccctccctccttttcttctgttttgtctcctctctttcctccccattcccatggtttcccccctcccccacaccccgcAACCCTCAGCAACTCAGTGTTCTTTTTCTAGAAGCATCGTTGTGCAATACAACTCTGAACTGGCACAGCCAAGATGGAGCTGGGAGCTCATACCTATCTCAAGGTCTGAGGTACGAAGAAGACAAAAAGGAGTTGGTGGTAGACAGTCCCGGGCTCTACTACGTATTTTTGGAACTGAAGCTCAGTCCAACATTCACAAACACAGGCCACAAGGTGCAGGGCTGGGTCTCTCTTGTTTTGCAAGCAAAGCCTCAGGTAGATGACTTTGACAACTTGGCCCTGACAGTGGAACTGTTCCCTTGCTCCATGGAGAACAAGTTAGTGGACCGTTCCTGGAGTCAACTGTTGCTCCTGAAGGCTGGCCACCGCCTCAGTGTGGGTCTGAGGGCTTATCTGCATGGAGCCCAGGATGCATACAGAGACTGGGAGCTGTCTTATCCCAACACCACCAGCTTTGGACTCTTTCTTGTGAAACCCGACAACCCATGGGAATGAGAACTATCCTTCTTGTGACTCCTAGTTGCTAAGTCCTCAAGCTGCTATGTTTTATGGGGTCTGAGCAGGGGTCCCTTCCATGACTTTCTCTTGTCTTTAACTGGACTTGGTATTTATTCTGAGCATAGCTCAGACAAGACTTTATATAATTCACTAGATAGCATTAGTAAACTGCTGGGCAGCtgctagataaaaaaaaatttctaaatcaaagtttatatttatattaatatataaaaataaatgtgtttgtaAATAAgccttttattattttccttgtctggttttaaattttcatgtcTATGGGTATGGTGTTCATTTATGAATGTGTctttgtatacgtgtgtgtgtgtgtgtgtgtgtgtgtgtgtgtgtgtgtgtgtgtatttgtagagAGGATAGAGTTTGGCTCAGTGTCttcttcagtcattctccatcttgttttttgagacaagttctcttacTGAGCTTGGAATTCACGGTTTCTGCAAGGCTGTCTGGCCATTGGGCCCCAAGAATTCCCCAGGGGAGTGCCTATACCAGATCTTAAAATAATTGGCTGAAGTGGCTCTGTACCACTatcccttttttgagacaagaaagtatgtagcccaggctgacctagaagtCCATATATAGCCTagattggccttaaactcaggcCAGCATCCTGATACCTGAGTGCTCAGTTGACAGGGTGGCAGATGTGCTGAGATAGAGCCAGAGTCTCTCATGCATGTGAGGCCCATATGCTTTATCACAGAGGGCTCTGTTCCTTGGAATCCAGCTACGAATAagcgaaaaaccaaaaccaaaacaaccccctACCTCAACCATCCAGTGTGAAAGTCTGTGATTTCTGATGTGACGGTACTGGACTCTGTGTGCTATTTCGAGAGACAGAACCTGTTGGAGCAATACAATTATAGATACAGATAAATGAAGGAGGAGTTGTTAAGGAAATTCCCCCAACGGTGGTCATGTGGACTGAGAAGTCCCTCAGCTGAAGACTGCAGGTGAAGGCTGGAGGAACTGGAGTTCAAGGCGGGACAGACCAGGagcacaagaccctgtctcaaaacaaacagcaaaataaatCAAACTAAAAAGAAACAGAGACGTCCCACAAATCAGctagatctctgtaaattcacaGGATTGGAAGGTAGAGGCTATCCTTGGGAGTTCAAAGGCTGCCTGGGCTACTTACACAACAAAACAACCACCAGCAAACGGAGGCTGGGCTACTCCTCTGTGAGCCTGAGCATGGGTCTCACAAGGAAGGCCTCCCAACCATCCAAGCTGATGTGCCAGGGGCCGGCAGTGTATTTGTAAACTCAACTGATAAGTTAAGCATTTCCTCACTCCGTGTGAGTCACCCAGACTTGAAACCCACAGCCACTCTGGGCCTCAACAGATTTTTGAAAAATTTCCATTTCAGTATTTCCTAGCTCTGACTTCAGGTGATTTACCTCGCTGCCTATGAGAGGGTAGTGGAAATCCCTTTGTCCCTCCCACCCAATCTGGATTCCGTGTTTAGTCACATCACAGCCTGAGGTCAGGCCCAAAGGAAACAGTAGTGTTGAAGTTGGTTTTACTGTATTCTTCAGGGGTGACAGTGGAACAGCTTGAGAAACCTGTCATTCAGCAAAGAAGTGGCTCACTGAGGTGAGAGAGGCTGGGCTGGGACTGACAAAGGAGGCCCTGACTTCCATTCCAGCACTTCATAAATTACTGCATAAATGAACATATATGTCTAGATTTGCATAAGAAAAGAATTCAGGACTTTGCCTCCCCCCTCCAGACCCCccctctttttttgtgtgtgtgtgtgtgttccatgcaTCAAGTCTTCCTTAATCCCCCTCTATTTTATCATTTGGGGCAGTGTTGGTCTTCTGtccagactccacccccacaattacctggcaacagccaggttaGGTTGGCCCACTATAATAGGAACTGCTtggcccctcttccctctcttactctcttgtctcCCTTACTCTTGCTTCCCGcttgccccctctctccccattcccttctcccctctctccacgtggccatagccagcctctacttctctactctctacttctctctgcctttctctgcctcttaactctcctccccatgccctgaataaactctattctatactataccctcatgtggctggttcctcaggggaaaaggatgccttggcatgggctgCCGGGGCATCTCCTTCCCTCATACCCCTGCCAGAACATATCTtaatagctctttctctttttatgatcacaacaggcAGGGTCTTTCTTATTCCTATTATTGaacatagattcttttctcatacaatatatcctgattacaattttttctccctctgcttctcccagttcttcccctccctcccctccagatccagtccctttctgtctctcagtaggaaagaacaggcttctaagagataacaactggacacgacaaaatcaaatataataagacaaagcaaaaccTTTCATACTGCAGTTGGTCAGGTCTGAGTTCAAACCCTGCTTCAGCTAGTACCAGCTAAGCTGTGTGTACTTGGGCAAGTGTCTGACTTCTCTGAACCTACTGTTCACAATAATGAGCATAGAAGCTGAGTTTACCGCAAGGCTCTTGGGGATGTTAACTGAGATAATAGGCTTTATGACACAGTGTCTGACACTAAATTAAAGCATGAAGGTTGTGGTGAtaagatagacagagagagagagagagagagagagagagagagagagagagagatat is part of the Mus musculus strain C57BL/6J chromosome 17, GRCm38.p6 C57BL/6J genome and harbors:
- the Tnfsf9 gene encoding tumor necrosis factor ligand superfamily member 9 isoform X1 is translated as MDQHTLDVEDTADARHPAGTSCPSDAALLRDTGLLADAALLSDTVRPTNAALPTDAAYPAVNVRDREAAWPPALNFCSRHPKLYGLVALVLLLLIAACVPIFTRTEPRPALTITTSPNLGTRENNADQVTPVSHIGCPNTTQQKHRCAIQL
- the Tnfsf9 gene encoding tumor necrosis factor ligand superfamily member 9; this encodes MDQHTLDVEDTADARHPAGTSCPSDAALLRDTGLLADAALLSDTVRPTNAALPTDAAYPAVNVRDREAAWPPALNFCSRHPKLYGLVALVLLLLIAACVPIFTRTEPRPALTITTSPNLGTRENNADQVTPVSHIGCPNTTQQGSPVFAKLLAKNQASLCNTTLNWHSQDGAGSSYLSQGLRYEEDKKELVVDSPGLYYVFLELKLSPTFTNTGHKVQGWVSLVLQAKPQVDDFDNLALTVELFPCSMENKLVDRSWSQLLLLKAGHRLSVGLRAYLHGAQDAYRDWELSYPNTTSFGLFLVKPDNPWE